From the genome of Streptomyces sp. NBC_01317, one region includes:
- a CDS encoding SpoIIE family protein phosphatase yields MADQGARPGAGSLPDDWPADPGLGLALNRMGGFDWNLVSGALHLDGPALEVFDLREDEYDGRGESLLSRIPADEAARVNAVVGQAVERGTDRYATYFQIRCRDGAMRWTHTQARILRDERTNAVRVIGIVRIAHHDLADAAARNELDAGRRRLTEMVERTTTLLSHAETVHDVIKVLEDEEALGHLRAESVSLGVVEGTRIRLVAQGRNGPFATELQYTRIDEPYPMSEAVRNERPRFVTSREEFRNAYPLLWPHIEPLVVSSGAYLPLIAQARPIGVLAMLYPRHGDFSDSERALLVALGSSIAQSLQRAMLYDQEHDLAEGLQQAMLPRHIPDIPGALTAVRYRPARIGRSVGGDWYDVLQLPGGRVGLTIGDVQGHDTDAAVVMGQLRMVLWAYAAEGHPPATAMARAAAFLHELDTDRFATCTYVEVDLSTGGLQIVRAGHLDPMVRVAGGACGWITTTGGLPLGLAAEFAGDGGIDYPVTTGTLGPGDTLLLCTDGLVEEPGTDLGDRMKVLAEAVRTGPEELPDLADMLFDRLGTQGGGDDMALLLLRREARPGSSPRSRTRIDPTP; encoded by the coding sequence ATGGCTGATCAGGGCGCTCGGCCGGGCGCCGGGTCGCTGCCGGACGACTGGCCCGCCGATCCGGGACTGGGACTCGCCCTCAACCGCATGGGCGGTTTCGACTGGAACCTCGTCAGCGGAGCACTCCATCTGGACGGCCCCGCCCTCGAGGTGTTCGACCTGCGCGAGGACGAGTACGACGGCAGGGGCGAGTCGCTGCTGTCCCGCATCCCGGCCGACGAGGCGGCGCGGGTGAACGCCGTCGTGGGACAGGCCGTGGAGCGGGGCACGGACCGCTACGCCACGTACTTCCAGATCCGCTGCCGCGACGGGGCGATGCGGTGGACCCACACCCAGGCGCGGATCCTCCGCGACGAGCGGACGAACGCCGTCCGGGTCATCGGCATCGTCCGGATCGCCCACCACGACCTCGCCGACGCGGCCGCCAGGAACGAGCTGGACGCGGGCCGGCGGCGGCTGACGGAGATGGTGGAGCGCACCACCACCCTGCTGTCCCACGCCGAGACCGTGCACGACGTCATCAAGGTCCTGGAGGACGAGGAGGCGCTCGGTCACCTCAGGGCGGAGAGCGTCTCGCTCGGGGTGGTCGAGGGGACACGGATCAGGCTGGTCGCGCAGGGGCGTAACGGCCCCTTCGCGACGGAGCTCCAGTACACCCGGATCGACGAGCCGTACCCGATGAGCGAGGCGGTACGGAACGAGCGGCCCCGCTTCGTCACCTCGCGGGAGGAGTTCCGCAACGCCTACCCGCTGCTCTGGCCGCACATCGAGCCGCTGGTCGTCTCCTCGGGGGCGTATCTCCCGCTGATCGCCCAGGCCAGGCCCATCGGCGTGCTCGCGATGCTCTACCCCCGGCACGGCGACTTCAGCGACTCGGAGCGCGCGCTGCTGGTCGCGCTCGGCAGCAGCATCGCGCAGAGCCTCCAGCGGGCCATGCTCTACGACCAGGAGCACGACCTCGCCGAGGGCCTCCAGCAGGCGATGCTCCCGCGCCACATCCCCGACATCCCTGGGGCGCTGACGGCCGTCCGCTACCGCCCCGCGCGGATCGGGCGGAGCGTCGGCGGGGACTGGTACGACGTGCTCCAGCTGCCCGGCGGGCGGGTGGGCCTGACCATCGGCGACGTCCAGGGCCACGACACGGACGCCGCCGTGGTCATGGGCCAGCTCCGGATGGTGCTCTGGGCGTACGCCGCCGAGGGCCACCCGCCCGCCACCGCCATGGCCCGCGCCGCCGCCTTCCTGCACGAGCTGGACACCGACCGCTTCGCCACCTGCACGTATGTGGAGGTCGACCTGTCGACGGGAGGCTTGCAGATCGTACGGGCGGGGCATCTGGACCCGATGGTGCGGGTCGCCGGCGGAGCCTGCGGCTGGATCACGACGACCGGCGGGCTGCCGCTCGGCCTCGCCGCCGAGTTCGCCGGGGACGGCGGGATCGACTACCCGGTCACCACCGGGACGCTGGGCCCCGGCGACACACTGCTGCTCTGCACGGACGGCCTGGTGGAGGAGCCCGGCACGGACCTGGGGGACCGGATGAAGGTGCTGGCGGAGGCGGTCAGGACGGGCCCGGAGGAGCTGCCGGACCTGGCCGACATGCTGTTCGACCGGCTGGGCACCCAGGGCGGCGGTGACGACATGGCGCTGCTGCTCCTGCGGAGGGAGGCCAGGCCCGGGTCGTCGCCCCGTTCCCGTACGCGGATCGACCCCACCCCGTAG
- a CDS encoding ABC transporter ATP-binding protein: MQKPETAHRPGPLDHHYSGEHPLRTLAYLFRPDRRRLLLVVAVFTVKHIPVWLLPLITANIIDVVVEHRPVSELWYNAGALVFVLALNFPMALLYARLMSASIRRMGRELRSALCRRMQYLSLGYHARVSAGVLQTKVVRDVEAVEQMTQQSGDLGLGAIMTLLGGLVVIGFRTPVVLPVFLVVVPLAALLVRRLRSRIRTNNEEFRLEIERLSSRVGEMTTLIPITRAHGLERTALHRVDNTLERVLTAGFRLDVLNGRFGSLSWILLNTLAVGCLTGSAVVAYYGWMGISAGDVVMISTFFTALTASLMTLMNLTPIISKGLESVRSVGEVLQAPDLESNEGKTSVDRVEGRIDFEGTGYRYPEAAEPSVRGFDLTVRPGETIALVGASGAGKSTLLNLLIGFIRPTEGRILLDGADMASLDLRTYRRFLSVVPQESILFEGTIRENVTYGLAGGEDETALRHALDAANATEFVDRLPDGLDTVVGQRGARLSGGQKQRLAIARALIRDPRILVLDEATSALDNRSEALIQDALARLVAGRTVFVVAHRLSTIQNADRIVVMEHGRIVETGSHQELLARGGSYATTLQPRRSG; this comes from the coding sequence ATGCAGAAACCCGAAACCGCTCACCGTCCCGGTCCGCTGGACCACCACTACTCGGGGGAGCATCCGCTCCGTACCCTCGCCTACCTCTTTCGTCCCGACCGCCGCAGGCTCCTCCTCGTCGTCGCGGTGTTCACCGTCAAGCACATCCCGGTCTGGCTGCTCCCCCTGATCACGGCCAACATCATCGACGTGGTCGTGGAGCACCGGCCCGTCTCCGAGCTCTGGTACAACGCCGGGGCCCTCGTCTTCGTCCTCGCCCTCAATTTTCCGATGGCGCTGCTCTACGCGCGCCTGATGAGTGCCAGCATCCGCCGGATGGGGCGTGAGCTGCGGTCCGCGCTCTGCCGCCGGATGCAGTACCTGTCCCTCGGCTACCACGCGCGGGTCAGCGCGGGTGTCCTCCAGACCAAGGTGGTACGGGACGTCGAGGCCGTCGAGCAGATGACCCAGCAGAGCGGCGACCTGGGGCTGGGCGCCATCATGACGCTGCTGGGCGGCCTGGTGGTGATCGGGTTCCGTACGCCGGTGGTGCTGCCGGTGTTCCTCGTGGTCGTGCCGCTGGCCGCGCTGCTGGTACGGCGGCTGCGCTCGCGGATCCGTACGAACAACGAGGAGTTCCGGCTGGAGATCGAGCGGCTGTCCTCGCGCGTCGGCGAGATGACCACACTGATCCCCATCACCCGCGCCCACGGCCTGGAGCGCACGGCGCTGCACCGCGTCGACAACACGCTGGAGCGGGTGCTCACCGCCGGATTCCGGCTGGACGTGCTCAACGGGCGCTTCGGCTCGCTGTCCTGGATCCTGCTGAACACGCTGGCGGTCGGCTGTCTGACGGGCTCGGCGGTGGTCGCGTACTACGGCTGGATGGGCATATCGGCCGGTGACGTCGTCATGATCAGCACGTTCTTCACCGCGCTGACCGCTTCCCTGATGACCCTGATGAACCTGACGCCGATCATCTCGAAGGGACTGGAGTCGGTGCGCTCGGTCGGCGAGGTGCTCCAGGCGCCGGACCTGGAGAGCAACGAGGGCAAGACGTCCGTCGACCGTGTCGAGGGGCGGATCGACTTCGAGGGGACGGGATACCGCTACCCGGAGGCGGCGGAGCCCTCGGTGCGCGGCTTCGACCTGACGGTGCGGCCCGGCGAGACGATAGCCCTGGTCGGCGCGTCGGGTGCGGGCAAGTCGACCCTGCTGAACCTGCTGATCGGTTTCATCCGGCCGACCGAGGGGCGCATCCTGCTGGACGGCGCGGACATGGCGTCGCTCGATCTGCGGACGTACCGGCGTTTCCTGTCGGTCGTGCCGCAGGAGTCGATCCTCTTCGAGGGGACGATCCGGGAGAACGTGACGTACGGCCTGGCGGGCGGCGAGGACGAGACCGCGCTGCGGCACGCGCTGGACGCGGCGAACGCGACGGAGTTCGTGGACCGGCTGCCGGACGGCCTGGACACGGTGGTGGGGCAGCGCGGCGCCCGGCTGTCGGGCGGCCAGAAGCAGCGGCTCGCGATCGCCAGGGCGCTGATCAGGGATCCGCGGATCCTGGTGCTGGACGAGGCGACGTCCGCGCTGGACAACCGGTCGGAGGCGCTGATCCAGGACGCGCTGGCGCGGCTGGTGGCGGGCAGGACGGTGTTCGTCGTGGCGCACCGGCTGTCCACGATCCAGAACGCGGACCGGATCGTGGTGATGGAGCACGGCCGGATCGTGGAGACGGGCAGCCATCAGGAGCTGCTGGCGCGGGGCGGGTCGTACGCGACGACGCTCCAGCCCCGGAGGTCGGGGTGA
- a CDS encoding TetR/AcrR family transcriptional regulator: MTGDLGTAGRHDDTGDPTAPSKTRRPALRRDAAENRARMIDAAGRAFAAQGPTAGMEDIARLAGVGPATLYRRFPTKEALVAELVEVFYDKLVTLAEEAARQPPGEGLDRFLRTVGRLIAGSRGHLPGAWGELARPAQVAHLRGITDRLLSGARRAGVVNDQVTVTDIAMVVWGIRGVVETSGAAAPDAWQRHLDLVMAGLRTPHIAFTQPPLDTGQVDRMTSEPHDSL, from the coding sequence ATGACGGGCGACCTGGGGACGGCCGGGAGACACGACGACACCGGCGACCCCACCGCACCGTCCAAGACGCGCCGGCCGGCGCTGCGCCGCGACGCCGCCGAGAACCGTGCCCGCATGATCGACGCGGCCGGCCGGGCCTTCGCCGCGCAGGGACCCACCGCCGGCATGGAGGACATCGCCCGCCTCGCCGGAGTGGGCCCCGCGACGCTCTACCGCCGCTTTCCCACCAAGGAGGCCCTGGTCGCGGAGCTGGTCGAGGTCTTCTACGACAAGCTGGTCACCCTCGCCGAGGAGGCCGCGCGGCAGCCGCCCGGCGAGGGCCTCGACCGGTTCCTCCGTACCGTCGGCCGGCTCATCGCCGGCAGCCGGGGCCACCTCCCTGGCGCGTGGGGCGAACTGGCCCGCCCCGCGCAGGTGGCGCACCTGCGCGGGATCACCGACCGCCTGCTGTCCGGGGCACGGCGGGCCGGCGTGGTCAACGACCAGGTCACCGTCACGGACATCGCGATGGTCGTGTGGGGGATACGCGGGGTCGTGGAGACGTCGGGCGCCGCCGCGCCCGACGCCTGGCAGCGCCACCTCGACCTGGTCATGGCCGGGCTGCGCACCCCGCACATCGCCTTCACCCAGCCGCCCCTGGACACCGGCCAGGTGGACCGGATGACGTCGGAGCCGCACGACTCCCTCTGA
- a CDS encoding oxidoreductase, producing the protein MSQTWLITGSSRGFGRELALAALESGDHVVATARRPEQLDDLVRKYGDRVRATALDVTDPAAARAAVQLALDAFGRLDVVVNNAGYANSAPIEETPESEFRAQIETNLFGVINVTKAALPVLRRQRSGRFVQFSSVGGRVGGSPGLGPYQTAKFGVEGFSEVLNNEVRPFGVRVIIVEPGAFRTDWQSTTMHRAEVGPDYEASVGAIHRYRDGTDGVQEGDPARGARVILDAVRRDEPPLRLLLGADAVEAVEKSTEARIRETREWAEVSRSTAFPAESGQPE; encoded by the coding sequence ATGTCACAGACCTGGCTCATCACCGGAAGCTCCCGCGGATTCGGGCGGGAGCTGGCCCTGGCCGCCCTGGAGTCCGGGGACCACGTCGTCGCGACGGCGCGTCGCCCCGAGCAACTCGACGACCTCGTCCGGAAGTACGGGGACCGGGTGCGGGCGACCGCGCTCGACGTCACCGACCCGGCGGCGGCCCGTGCGGCCGTACAACTCGCGCTCGACGCCTTCGGCCGGCTCGACGTGGTCGTGAACAACGCCGGGTACGCCAATTCCGCGCCGATCGAGGAGACGCCGGAGTCCGAGTTCCGCGCCCAGATCGAGACGAACCTGTTCGGCGTCATCAACGTGACCAAGGCGGCGCTGCCGGTGCTGCGGCGGCAGCGGTCCGGCCGCTTCGTCCAGTTCTCGTCCGTCGGCGGACGGGTCGGCGGTTCCCCCGGGCTGGGCCCGTACCAGACCGCCAAATTCGGCGTCGAAGGCTTCTCCGAGGTGCTCAACAACGAGGTGAGGCCCTTCGGCGTGCGGGTGATCATCGTCGAGCCCGGCGCCTTCCGCACCGACTGGCAGAGCACGACCATGCACCGCGCCGAGGTGGGCCCGGACTACGAGGCCAGCGTGGGCGCGATCCACCGCTACCGCGACGGCACCGACGGGGTGCAGGAGGGCGACCCGGCGCGCGGCGCGCGGGTGATCCTGGACGCCGTACGGCGGGACGAGCCGCCGCTCCGGCTGCTGCTCGGGGCGGACGCGGTGGAGGCCGTGGAGAAGTCGACCGAGGCGCGGATCCGCGAGACGCGGGAGTGGGCCGAGGTCAGCCGGTCGACGGCCTTCCCGGCGGAGTCAGGGCAGCCGGAATGA
- a CDS encoding Lrp/AsnC family transcriptional regulator: MKFDAVDLALLRELQNDARQTNRDLAAKTGVSPSTSLERVKLLREHGVVTGYHAAVDLDAIGRPVQALISVRIRPPARPVIEGFREWAARLPEVIGLFVTSGAHDFLLHIAVPDVNGVYAFVIDRLTERREVADVQTTMAYEHVRPRRIDPAPGDEGQGRSTASSPVRRPR, encoded by the coding sequence ATGAAATTTGATGCGGTCGATCTCGCCCTGCTGCGGGAGTTGCAGAACGACGCACGGCAGACCAACCGCGATCTCGCGGCCAAGACCGGCGTCTCGCCGTCCACCTCGCTGGAGCGCGTGAAGCTGCTCCGCGAGCACGGAGTGGTCACCGGCTACCACGCGGCCGTCGACCTCGACGCGATCGGCCGACCCGTCCAGGCACTGATCTCGGTCCGCATCCGCCCGCCGGCCCGGCCGGTCATCGAGGGGTTCCGGGAGTGGGCGGCGCGGCTGCCGGAGGTCATCGGCCTGTTCGTGACCTCCGGCGCCCACGACTTCCTGCTGCACATCGCCGTCCCGGACGTGAACGGCGTCTACGCCTTTGTCATCGACCGGCTCACCGAGCGCCGCGAGGTCGCCGACGTCCAGACGACGATGGCGTACGAACATGTCAGGCCGCGCCGGATCGACCCGGCCCCCGGTGACGAGGGTCAGGGGCGCTCCACGGCCTCGTCCCCGGTCCGGCGGCCGCGCTGA
- a CDS encoding DUF2000 domain-containing protein: protein MSLPQLTGDDVTTHRPTRQARLKWVVVVDESLPAGRAANAAACMAAAVGKALPDLLGPGGEDASGVPHAGLPWAGCTVLATDADALRALRAKAATREDILIVDMPEPAQTARVYDDYLGVLAATGQDTLGYCGVSLVGPRNRVDKLVGGLALLR, encoded by the coding sequence ATGTCCCTCCCCCAGCTGACCGGCGACGACGTGACCACCCACCGGCCGACGCGGCAGGCCAGGCTCAAGTGGGTCGTCGTCGTGGACGAGAGCCTCCCGGCGGGCCGGGCGGCCAACGCCGCCGCCTGCATGGCCGCCGCCGTCGGCAAGGCCCTGCCCGATCTCCTCGGCCCCGGCGGCGAGGACGCGTCGGGTGTCCCCCACGCGGGCCTGCCGTGGGCGGGCTGCACCGTCCTGGCCACGGACGCGGACGCGCTGCGCGCGCTGCGGGCCAAGGCCGCCACGAGAGAGGACATCCTGATCGTGGACATGCCCGAACCGGCGCAGACCGCACGGGTGTACGACGACTACCTCGGAGTGCTCGCCGCGACCGGGCAGGACACCCTCGGTTACTGCGGCGTCAGCCTCGTCGGGCCCCGCAACCGGGTGGACAAACTGGTCGGCGGGCTCGCTCTACTGCGCTGA
- a CDS encoding chaplin yields the protein MSRIAKAAAVLAGTGAVLAGGAGMAAADAGAEAAAVGSPGVLSGNLLQVPVHVPVNLCGNTVDVIGLLNPAFGNTCANVSAPQTGGYGG from the coding sequence ATGTCGCGTATCGCGAAGGCAGCTGCTGTTCTCGCCGGCACGGGCGCCGTGCTGGCCGGTGGCGCCGGAATGGCCGCTGCCGACGCCGGTGCCGAGGCTGCGGCCGTCGGCTCGCCCGGTGTCCTGTCCGGCAACCTGCTCCAGGTGCCCGTGCACGTCCCGGTCAACCTCTGCGGCAACACCGTCGACGTGATCGGCCTGCTCAACCCGGCGTTCGGCAACACGTGCGCCAACGTCTCGGCACCCCAGACCGGCGGCTACGGCGGCTGA
- a CDS encoding tyrosinase family protein, with amino-acid sequence MYTRKNQRNLSGTEKRRFVGAVLELKRRGTYEEFVRLHTRYYVSDAEGGVRAGHMAPSFLPWHRRYLLDFERALRTIDATVTIPYWDWTTDNTPAAALWREDFLGGTGRERDQQVMTGPFAYSAGNWSIKGGVTDDRFLTRDLGRPSSPIALPSKAELAAAMNEKVYDAAPWDSTATSGFRNRLEGWTSGGRERWRNHNRVHRWIGGAMLGAASPNDPAFWLHHAFVDLLWDRWQQKHPKATYLPKKKLPARDPQHGRAISLEEPLPPWNVKPSTLLDHRKIYRYET; translated from the coding sequence GTGTACACCAGAAAGAACCAGCGGAATCTCAGCGGCACCGAGAAGAGGAGATTTGTCGGCGCCGTCCTGGAGCTCAAACGCCGCGGCACGTACGAGGAGTTCGTACGGCTGCACACCCGGTACTACGTCTCCGACGCCGAGGGCGGGGTGCGCGCCGGGCACATGGCTCCCTCGTTCCTGCCCTGGCACCGGCGCTACCTGCTCGACTTCGAGCGCGCGCTCCGCACGATCGACGCCACCGTGACGATCCCGTACTGGGACTGGACGACCGACAACACCCCCGCCGCCGCCCTGTGGCGCGAGGACTTCCTCGGCGGCACAGGACGGGAGAGGGACCAGCAGGTCATGACGGGCCCCTTCGCCTACAGCGCGGGCAACTGGAGCATCAAGGGCGGGGTGACCGACGACCGGTTCCTCACCCGGGACCTGGGCCGTCCCTCCTCCCCGATCGCCCTGCCCAGCAAGGCGGAACTGGCCGCGGCGATGAACGAGAAGGTCTACGACGCGGCCCCCTGGGACTCGACCGCCACCTCCGGTTTCCGCAACCGCCTCGAAGGCTGGACGTCCGGCGGCAGAGAGCGCTGGCGCAACCACAACCGGGTGCACCGCTGGATCGGGGGAGCCATGCTGGGCGCGGCCTCCCCGAACGACCCGGCGTTCTGGCTGCACCACGCCTTTGTCGACCTGCTGTGGGACCGCTGGCAGCAGAAGCACCCGAAGGCGACCTATCTGCCGAAGAAGAAGCTGCCCGCCAGGGATCCCCAGCACGGCCGGGCGATCAGCCTGGAGGAGCCGCTGCCGCCCTGGAACGTCAAGCCGTCCACGCTGCTCGACCACCGCAAGATCTACCGCTACGAGACCTGA
- a CDS encoding tyrosinase family oxidase copper chaperone: protein MPRGTQAERSPLRQAAPPDGAGPRGRTRRNFLRSLFTLGVVGGTATVLAPVVRAGRRADGPAAPGAGAARAVRDAAGRAFEEMYQGRRIELGTGTGAMGAGPMGAGAVTAAAPGLSAFDIRIDGRPLHVMRRADGSYLSAVNHYESFPTLLDAARAAVEDLRGAQLSLSGPVHHV, encoded by the coding sequence ATGCCACGTGGAACCCAGGCCGAACGCAGCCCCTTACGGCAGGCGGCGCCCCCGGACGGGGCCGGCCCGCGCGGCCGCACCCGCCGGAACTTCCTGCGGTCGCTCTTCACGCTGGGCGTGGTCGGCGGCACGGCCACGGTCCTGGCCCCCGTCGTCCGGGCCGGCCGCCGCGCGGACGGCCCGGCGGCCCCCGGGGCCGGGGCGGCCCGCGCCGTGCGGGACGCGGCGGGCCGGGCGTTCGAGGAGATGTACCAGGGACGCCGGATCGAACTCGGCACGGGTACGGGCGCGATGGGCGCGGGCCCGATGGGGGCCGGCGCCGTCACCGCGGCCGCCCCCGGTCTGTCCGCCTTCGACATCCGGATCGACGGCCGTCCCCTGCACGTCATGCGGCGCGCCGACGGCAGCTATCTGAGCGCGGTCAACCACTACGAGTCGTTCCCGACCCTGCTCGACGCCGCCCGCGCGGCCGTAGAGGACCTGCGGGGTGCCCAGTTGTCGCTCTCCGGCCCGGTCCACCACGTCTGA
- a CDS encoding YihY/virulence factor BrkB family protein: MSAEESAPTARRFGRALRRTPLAMWHDDATDVAAALTYYAVLAIFPALLVTVCSIGLAGPDAGGTLAAQVTALVPAQSRVLVSDALREMAGQRSAAWLLASFGTVGALWSASSYLGVFRRALHAMHGAVDHRPPWRTAPRIALTACALLALLVTSAFSLVLTGEAAAALGRILGMKGAVDAVWGGLKWPLLLALAAVLVLLVFRTGPPGTRRLRRALPGGILAVVLWLLTSAGFALYTAHAGTYNRLYGSLAGVIVFLVWLWVTNLSLLAGAQFNAELARGSAGPRAKAGPTTSSSDRPGSPGADTRPALSGVQQLRLDPAVVPRMPTKRW; the protein is encoded by the coding sequence GTGTCCGCCGAGGAATCCGCACCGACGGCGCGCCGGTTCGGCCGCGCCCTGCGGCGGACGCCGCTCGCGATGTGGCACGACGACGCGACCGACGTGGCCGCCGCCCTCACCTACTACGCGGTGCTGGCCATCTTCCCGGCGCTGCTCGTGACGGTCTGTTCCATCGGCCTCGCGGGGCCGGACGCCGGGGGCACGCTCGCCGCCCAGGTGACCGCGCTCGTACCCGCGCAGTCGCGTGTCCTGGTGAGCGACGCGCTGCGGGAGATGGCCGGGCAGCGCTCCGCGGCCTGGCTGCTCGCGTCCTTCGGGACGGTCGGCGCGCTGTGGTCGGCGTCCAGCTATCTGGGGGTGTTCCGGCGGGCCCTGCACGCCATGCACGGGGCGGTGGACCACCGGCCGCCGTGGCGGACCGCGCCCCGGATCGCCCTCACCGCCTGCGCCCTGCTGGCGCTGCTCGTGACCAGTGCCTTCAGTCTGGTGCTGACCGGGGAGGCCGCGGCGGCGCTGGGCCGGATACTGGGCATGAAGGGCGCGGTGGACGCGGTGTGGGGCGGGCTGAAGTGGCCGCTGCTGCTGGCGCTGGCCGCCGTACTGGTGCTGCTGGTGTTCCGTACCGGCCCGCCCGGCACCCGCCGGCTGCGGCGCGCGCTGCCCGGCGGGATCCTGGCGGTGGTGCTCTGGCTGCTGACGTCGGCGGGTTTCGCGCTCTACACGGCCCACGCCGGGACGTACAACCGGCTCTACGGCTCGCTCGCCGGAGTCATCGTGTTCCTCGTCTGGCTGTGGGTCACGAATCTCTCGCTCCTGGCGGGCGCGCAGTTCAACGCGGAGCTGGCCCGGGGCAGCGCGGGGCCACGTGCGAAGGCCGGCCCGACGACCTCGTCGTCGGACCGGCCCGGGTCACCGGGTGCGGACACCCGGCCCGCACTGTCGGGGGTTCAGCAGCTCAGGTTGGATCCCGCGGTGGTCCCGAGGATGCCGACGAAGCGCTGGTAG
- a CDS encoding glycoside hydrolase family 19 protein, whose amino-acid sequence MVSALALAIFLPATSASAAACAAGWNASTVYVGGNAASYNGHNWSAKWWTQGEIPGTTDVWADQGTCGGNTTPPPTNPSGFVVSEAQFNQMFPSRNSFYTYSGLTAALSAYPGFAKTGSDTVKRQEAAAFLANVSHETGGLVYIVEQNTANYPHYCDTSQSYGCPAGTAAYYGRGPIQLSWNFNYKAAGDALGIDLLRNPNLVQTDAAVAWKTGLWYWNTQNGPGTMTPHNAMVNSRGFGETIRSINGSIECNGGNPAQVQSRINLYQRFVGILGTTAGSNLSC is encoded by the coding sequence ATGGTCTCGGCCCTCGCCCTCGCGATATTCCTCCCCGCCACCTCCGCGTCCGCCGCGGCCTGCGCCGCCGGGTGGAACGCCTCCACCGTCTACGTCGGCGGCAACGCCGCCTCGTACAACGGCCACAACTGGTCGGCGAAGTGGTGGACCCAGGGTGAGATCCCCGGCACCACCGATGTCTGGGCCGACCAGGGCACCTGTGGTGGCAACACGACTCCGCCGCCGACCAACCCGTCGGGATTCGTGGTCTCCGAGGCCCAGTTCAACCAGATGTTCCCGAGCCGGAACTCCTTCTACACCTACAGCGGCCTGACCGCCGCGCTGAGCGCCTACCCGGGCTTCGCGAAGACCGGCTCCGACACGGTCAAGCGCCAGGAAGCGGCCGCCTTCCTCGCCAACGTCAGCCACGAGACCGGCGGTCTCGTGTACATCGTGGAGCAGAACACCGCGAACTACCCGCACTACTGCGACACCAGCCAGTCCTACGGCTGCCCCGCGGGCACGGCCGCGTACTACGGCCGCGGTCCGATCCAGCTGAGCTGGAACTTCAACTACAAGGCCGCGGGCGACGCCCTCGGCATCGACCTGCTCCGTAACCCCAACCTGGTGCAGACCGACGCGGCCGTGGCCTGGAAGACCGGTCTCTGGTACTGGAACACCCAGAACGGCCCCGGCACGATGACCCCCCACAACGCGATGGTCAACAGCCGAGGCTTCGGCGAGACCATCCGCAGCATCAACGGCAGCATCGAGTGCAACGGCGGCAACCCCGCCCAGGTGCAGAGCCGGATCAACCTCTACCAGCGCTTCGTCGGCATCCTCGGGACCACCGCGGGATCCAACCTGAGCTGCTGA
- a CDS encoding carbonic anhydrase — protein sequence MFTRLAKTPPVLHSATTRRSVLRAAVAGTAATTAVALAAPGAGAAPAARPRPEEPRPSTPAQALLALNAGNRRWRTFREQHPHETEVVRRTLVDGQHPFAIVLGCIDSRVAPELVFDQGLGDLMTVRTAGEVLDEAVRGSIAYGVLELGIPLVVVLGHQSCGAVSAAVDADESGELLPAHIQYLADEIKPAIDRTKTGAARKDSTINANVSLIRGRLAADPDLAAKIADGSLAVVGARYELNTQLVHQI from the coding sequence ATGTTCACCAGACTTGCAAAAACGCCCCCTGTCCTTCACAGCGCCACCACACGCCGCTCCGTCCTGCGCGCGGCCGTCGCCGGCACCGCGGCCACCACCGCGGTGGCCCTGGCCGCTCCGGGCGCGGGCGCCGCTCCGGCCGCGCGGCCCCGTCCGGAGGAGCCCCGTCCGTCCACTCCCGCCCAGGCCCTTCTCGCGCTCAACGCGGGCAACCGGCGCTGGCGCACCTTCCGGGAGCAGCACCCGCACGAGACGGAGGTCGTGCGCCGCACGCTCGTCGACGGCCAGCACCCCTTCGCCATCGTCCTCGGGTGCATCGACTCACGGGTCGCGCCGGAACTCGTCTTCGACCAGGGCCTCGGCGACCTGATGACCGTACGGACCGCCGGCGAGGTCCTGGACGAAGCCGTCCGCGGCAGCATCGCGTACGGCGTGCTGGAGCTGGGCATACCGCTCGTCGTCGTGCTCGGGCACCAGTCCTGCGGCGCCGTCTCCGCGGCCGTCGACGCGGACGAGTCCGGAGAGCTGCTGCCCGCCCACATCCAGTACCTCGCGGACGAGATCAAGCCCGCGATCGACCGCACCAAGACGGGCGCCGCGCGCAAGGACTCCACCATCAACGCGAACGTCTCGCTCATCCGCGGGCGCCTCGCCGCCGATCCCGACCTGGCCGCGAAGATAGCCGACGGCTCGCTCGCCGTCGTCGGCGCCCGCTACGAACTCAACACCCAGCTCGTCCACCAGATCTGA